GTATGTTTTATTACAATAGAATGCAACAATAAATGAagttggctttttaaaattaacttcagGATGGAATGGATAGTAATTTCTTCCTCACCCAAATACCCAGGTGCTGTTTGATGGAATTCCATATAGCCATCCCTATTTGTGGAATCTAGACAGTAAATCACAAAAGAAGAGGTCACTTGGGTTTATACCATGTTAGGTATAATGATGCTGGAGCTTCAGTGCTTTATTATGTGATTCTGAGATCTATATTCTTAAGTTTTATTTAGGTTTAACATCTACTTTGATTCTCTATGTATTAAGTAGATTATTACTCTCATCCTTCATGCTtgctttattgttttctttgaatcctaggaagaaattcttccctgtgagagtggtgagcccctggcacaggttgcccagagtagctgtggctgcccaatccctagaagtgtccaagaccaggttgggcagggcttggagcatgctgatctagtggaaagtgtctctGGTCTAATGAAGGGGggagtggaatgagatgagctttaaggtctcttccaactcacactattccatgattctgtggtaGCCACAAACATAAAAACATTTGGAGATTGCTTTCTTCTTAAGACAAACCAAGTCAGTGATTCCTGCCATGGAACTATTTCAAAGAAGCCAGGGCTGTTTGAGGTGTTCCCTTAGCAGGTTTAGTGGTTGGGTTATATCTCCCCTTCATAAATCTTATAGACATTTTCTACCTTTGTGTAGGTGGTTGCAGCTTACTGTCTGCAGAGATGGATTTAAATGAAGATGGTCCTTTGTACTCTTTGAAAATAGGTGTTACCTCCTTAGTTCAGAACTGGTCTGGGCCTCTATTCCCAGCCTGTATCTTCCAGCTATTTCTAAAATCCATTTAGGTTATATTCCTAATGTTCTAGTTTAACCAAACACTGTACAGATAGCAAGAAGTAAGAAGTAGGATGCCCCATCCAGTGGtggtctggatttttttttttttttttttttttactgtaataaTAAGACCGTGTCTCACCTTCTTTTATCAGATGATCGAGCACGTAGGTCTCCTCGAAAGCTTCCCACTTCGttgaagaaggaagaaaggaagtgGGTCCCACCTAAATTCCTGCCACACAAATACGATGTCAAACTGAAGAATGAAGATAAGGTGAGTTGTCTGCTTGCGTCCTTTCTATTATAACATGAATATGCAAGTTTAATTAATCACTGCCGGTGATTATGCAGCACAATGTAGTACTTTCTGTCAGAGTCATGGCACTGGAAGCAGGATAGTTGTCTGAGGCTGACCAGCCTGTTTCTATCTGTAAATTAGATTTTGTGCATTGAAACAGTTGGTACCGCACACACTCAGTCCCATAGCTTTATTGTGGTTGCTTTTAAGTGCCTCATCTCTGGTCTTGCAGTTCATGAAACCAGTGAAATCATAAGTGGCAGTTGTTGCTGTTGTCCTGACCAAGCTGCTCTGAGTTGGAGGTAGCAGTGCTTTGGGAAGCTCTgggtggctgcagcactgctccgTGCTTTTTGTCTACCCTTTGGTAATTTGACAAGTCAGGCAGTGCTGACCTCAAAGAGTAGTATGTGCAGAGGTGCTCCTTTggtctcaggaaaaaaatcaaacatgaaTATGTAAAAGCTTTAAAGTCAGTGGTAAGCACAAGCTAGAGGAACATCAGAGATAAAACAGTGGgctttgggaaaaaatctgTATCATAAACTCATGGTTTTTACCTGTTTTAGCTATCTGATCCTCCTACCAATCTCTGTGTGTCTCAGTTCTGCAAATTCTGTTTGGTTTGAGTCTTTCCAAGAGAGCTTTGAATGAGCAAAGAGTTTTTGGACACAAAGCAGTACAATGATCATAGCTCCTTATAGGCATATGATCTGTATTTATAATGTGGTTAGAAGTTAGTCATTAACAGTGTGTCTGTTTGTTATCTCCAAGATCATCAGCAACGTTCCAGCAGATAGCTTAGTCCGTACAGAGCGTCCTCCCAACAAGGAGATCCTGAGGTACTTTATCCGTCACAATGCGCTACGTGCTGGCACGTGTGAGAACGCCCCGTGGGTTGTGGAGGATGAGTTAGTGAAGAAGTACTCTCTCCCCAGTAAATTCAGTGACTTCTTGCTTGACCCACATAAGGTAAGAATTCCTAGAAGTACCTGCTTTGCTTTGCCACACATTCCTTGGGTCTTGGCAGAGACCTCAGTGTGCTGGTTGGGTtttagaatcacaaaatcattagggttggaaaagccccctAAGATCATCAAGCCTAACTGTACCCAGcaccaaggccaccactaaaccatgtccccaagtgccaaTTCCACACATCTGTTAAAtccagagagaagcagagcaggaaaaccGACTTTTGAAGGTTGACCTTTTGAGAGGTGACATGGCTTGAACATCTGGAACAGTGGTCTGCTTAGAAAATTTGAGATGCAACtgcctttaatttttctaatgGTTTACATTACTTGTCTATGAGTAAAGACATGATTTCCTGGTGTAAGAGAAACGGGAGAGTTACAGTCTTTATGTGGTAGTGTCAGGTATTGGGCCAAAGACCTGGATGCATGTGATTTCATTAGGCCTGGTTCATATACAGGGCTGCATTGAGTGATGGCAGATACTACAAATTTAGTACTGAATACATACATAGCATGAGTGGGTTCTTCCAGCCCTTAGTGCTAACCAGCCAAATATAATATTAACCAACTAAATACCATACCATGAAATgtgctgttttaaaattatcttctggtgtagaaaatactattttgtcCATTCAGTAAACTCACTTTTTCATAGACTGTCAAGTGTTGTTCTAAAAGTAGAACATAAATATTTGTtcaggacaagggggaatgacttCAAACTCACACAGAGTAGGTTTAAATtgaatattgggaaaaaattcttccctgtgggggtgatgaggccctggcacaagttgcccagagaagctgtggctgcctcatccctggaagtgtccaagtccaggttgaacagggcttggagcaacctggtctagtggtAGTTGTTCGTGCCtgtggcaggggttggaacaagatgatctttatggtccctCCGAACCCAGGCCATTCTCTGACTCTGATTATGATTGCAGAAGCCTGTTACCCTTAATGCAATGAGCAATTTCATtagaaacaaacattaaaacatgggaaaaaataattgacaGAAAGAGATCTAGGTAACTTTTATTTACCTTTCaatatttatacaaaataattctttgtTTAATTTAGTATATGGCTCTCAATCCCTCAACCAAGAGGAAGAGCTCTCGGTCGCCTGACAGAAAGCTTCCTAAGAAATCCAAAGCAGACGGATCTTCACTGGGGCAGCCACTGAGTCCAACCCTGTGGTGTCATGTGCATTTGGAAAAGTCTATAATTGGCTCTCCGCTGAAGGTGAAAAACTCTAAGAACTCAAATTGTACTAaagaggagctggaagaggTGATGAAAATTGTGTCACCTACTAAACTTGGTTCTAACTTTCACATTCCAAAGAGGAGCCGACTAGGAAAGGGCAACAACAAATCCTTGGACAAAAAGCAAAGAGGCAAAAGGGTTCTGAATGGGCAGAAGTCATCAGGGAAGGCAAAGTCTCCCAGGAAAGGTTTGAAGACCCCCaagatgaaaatgaaacaaatgacACTGCTGGACATGGCTAAAGGTACCACTAAGGTGTCCAGGGCTCCCAGGAATTCTGGAGGCACCCCTGGATCTTCCAGGAAACCCCAGAAACatctgcctcctgcagcactcCATCTCATTGCCtattacaaagaaaacaaagaccgggaagacaaaaaaagtgCTCTTTCCTGCATCATCTCCAAAACAGCTCGTCTGCTTTCCAATGAGGACCGTGCCCGTCTCCCTGAGGATTTACGAGGGTTGGTACAGAAACGCTATGAGCTCCTGGAACACAGGAAGAGATGGGCCACCATGACTGAGGAACAACGGAAGGAGtacatgaagaagaaaagggaaaagctgaaagagaaactgaaggaaagagcaaaggagcggaaggagaaggaaatgaaggaaaaactggaaaaacagaggaGATTTGAGGACCAAGATCTGAAAGGGAAGACATTGCCTACTTTTAAACTGGTTGATACTCCAGAGGGGCTTCCTAACACACTTTTTGGGGATGTGGCCATGGTGGTGGAGTTCCTGAGCTGTTACTCAGGGTTATTGATGCCAGATGCTCAGTATCCCATCACAGCAGTGTCCCTGATGGAAGCCCTATGTGCAGAAAAGGGAGGCTTCCTGTACTTGAACAGAGTACTGGTCATCCTCTTGCAGACCCTGCTGCAGGATGAAATTGCTGAGGATTATGCTGAGCTGGGAATGAAACTTTCTGAAATCCCACTTACGCTGCATTCCGCTTCCGAGTTGGTTCGCCTGTGCCTCCGCAAGTCAGATGTACAAGAGGAAAGCGAGGTCTCAGATAATGTAGATGAAAGTAAGGATTCAGCAGCTTTCGAGGATAATGAGGTACAGGATGAGTTTTTGGAGAAACTGGAGACATCGGAGTTCTTTGAGCTGACTCCTGAAGAGAAATTACGGATCCTTGGAGCGCTGTGTCACCGGATCCTAATGACGTACTCAGTGCAAGACCATGTGGAGGCCAAGCAGCAGGCCTCGGCTGAGCTGTGGAAAGAGCGCCTGGCTGTCCTGAAGGAGGAGAATGACAAAAAGAGGGCAGAGAAACAGAAGCGAAAAGAAATGGTGGCTAAAACGAAGGAGAACGGGAAAGAAGAGCATATgatgggaagaaatgaaaagaaaaaacacgAAATTATGAAAATAGAGCACCGGATGGAAATCGAAGCCGATGATATGATCAGTGCTGTGAAGAGCAGGCGCCTTCTTGCCATCCAAGCCAAGAAAGAGAGGGAGCAACAAGAAATACAAATGAGAGGTAAGAAAAATTACCTAGTCAGTAGAGTGTTTGTGTGTTGTGGAATAACTTTATGGCAAAAATGACAGCCTGTTTTCAGAAGCTTTGTCTGGTTTTAAGGAATTTGCTCACTGGAGATTTATAATTCATCTTCTGTGGTTCCTGTGACAGCTTAAACTTTGtatatttaagaaaaaccaATACCTGCTTCTAGTTTTTTATCTGTGGGTGTCTTTTGTTCAGTACCTTTCTAATTATGGCAGGCCCATAGAGGTTGGGCAACACAGTATTTGTTTTGGGAACAGAAGATAACCAAAAATTTGTCTTATGTCCAAACATCATCTGGTTCTTGGGTACAGAGGAGATATTTCCTGCCTAAAATCAGTtcctactgctgctgctgaccctgctgctgttcccctgGTCAGGTTGTTGCCAGCAGCCCTTCTCTCAGATCAGGATTTGGGCAATAAATCTGAGTTTAGTGTTTCTCACTTTAAAGAATTAGTTATGGAGCTGTATAAATATAAACTGTCCACTCAAACCTCTCTAAATCACGAGTTGTGACACCAGACCTTGTCTCTGTGTAAGTAGTGCTACTTGAGGAGTATAGATGTTAAGGGAGAACACTTCAGAATTACAGTTGAGGGGTTTTATTGGTTGTAAATGTGGATGCTGGGCAGACAGAAGTGGACAATGTAGCTCATCTAGGttgttattttccttctgaaacagTGAGGGATAAGCATCCCTCACGGAGTGTGGCTTTCGCACCTTAGCTGGAATGTGGGAGTATCTGTTCTGGGAGACCAAgaatcacggaatggtttggattggaggggaccttaaagttGATCATGGTCCACCCCCGCTtcatgggcaaggacaccttccactagaccagattgccccaagtcccatccaaccttgcctggcacaggttggccagagaagctgtggctgccctatccctggaagtgtccaaggccaggctgaacagtgcttggagcaccctgatgtagtggaaggtgtccctgaccatggcagggttggaacaagatgatctttaaggtgtcttccaacccaaaccattccatgattctgtgatatgaGAGTTTTTATCCAGGGCTTCTTCAACCCAGTCCATCCTTACAACTTAACTAC
Above is a genomic segment from Vidua chalybeata isolate OUT-0048 chromosome 20, bVidCha1 merged haplotype, whole genome shotgun sequence containing:
- the BAZ1B gene encoding tyrosine-protein kinase BAZ1B isoform X2, which produces MAPLLGRKPFPLAKPLPPGESGELFVIPHTQEAFRTREEYEARLERYSERIWTCKSTGSSQLTHKEAWEEEQEVAELLKEEFPIWYEKLVLEIVHHNTVSLEKLVDAAWLEIMTKFAVGEECDFEVGKEKMLPVKVVKMHPLEKVDEEASEKKSDGACDSPSSDKENSSRAAQDNQKEAMLKEDDSRRDSMNDRARRSPRKLPTSLKKEERKWVPPKFLPHKYDVKLKNEDKIISNVPADSLVRTERPPNKEILRYFIRHNALRAGTCENAPWVVEDELVKKYSLPSKFSDFLLDPHKYMALNPSTKRKSSRSPDRKLPKKSKADGSSLGQPLSPTLWCHVHLEKSIIGSPLKVKNSKNSNCTKEELEEVMKIVSPTKLGSNFHIPKRSRLGKGNNKSLDKKQRGKRVLNGQKSSGKAKSPRKGLKTPKMKMKQMTLLDMAKGTTKVSRAPRNSGGTPGSSRKPQKHLPPAALHLIAYYKENKDREDKKSALSCIISKTARLLSNEDRARLPEDLRGLVQKRYELLEHRKRWATMTEEQRKEYMKKKREKLKEKLKERAKERKEKEMKEKLEKQRRFEDQDLKGKTLPTFKLVDTPEGLPNTLFGDVAMVVEFLSCYSGLLMPDAQYPITAVSLMEALCAEKGGFLYLNRVLVILLQTLLQDEIAEDYAELGMKLSEIPLTLHSASELVRLCLRKSDVQEESEVSDNVDESKDSAAFEDNEVQDEFLEKLETSEFFELTPEEKLRILGALCHRILMTYSVQDHVEAKQQASAELWKERLAVLKEENDKKRAEKQKRKEMVAKTKENGKEEHMMGRNEKKKHEIMKIEHRMEIEADDMISAVKSRRLLAIQAKKEREQQEIQMRVRMEKEAEEERIRRHKAAAEKTFQDGIAKAKLVMRRTPVGTDRNHNRYWLFSDEVPGLFIEKGWVHESIDYRFTLPHQKKEDSKKDYSPGEKRKSTGSDGRGNKLHRSMLTTDLPAETTTPKQGQNLWFLCDSQKDLDELLDCLHPQGVRESQLKERLEKKYQDITHSIHLARKQNLGLKSCDGNQELLNYLRSDLIEVATRLQKGGLGYVDVTPEYEAKVYSLESLKDFGECVIALQAGVVKKFLQGFMAPKQKRRKHQGEDYIARAEEIDEDKKMAEEAKVASAVEKWKTAIREAQTFSRMHVLLGMLDACIKWDMSAENARCKVCRKKGEDDKLILCDECNKAFHLFCLRPALYEIPDGEWQCPACQPSTARRSSRSRNYAEDSAEDEGEEGEEASDEPDAEEEEEEEEDYEVAGLKYQV